A window of the Mucilaginibacter sp. cycad4 genome harbors these coding sequences:
- a CDS encoding OmpA family protein — protein MKTNLKKASLLLTGVMIGSKLFAQSTDTSATAKDYVRPFSGGGELRTWSIGVHGGLLTPFTIFGRNSRQDFTNPTEQFGYGGYIKKQILPSLGLQADFLRGKLTSSNSQPDVTGTSPYGSYSTKLNWSAALSANITLANINWRHEKPFVQPYLTAGVGNLNYTPRITPVGGQQENFKKTDNGHINELFIPVGLGLKFDLAPGINLDLGYQVNFVQADNLDGYNHGAGDDRFSYAHIGLEFALGSKKKHQMATHNPVSSMRTEYQWENQRTRTELQQQIDAEKAKNAQLASDLATTNANLAKLTTDSDGDGVVDVNDKCPNTPAGQKVDGSGCPLAKPVVYVTEEDKKVVKDAIKNLEFDLGKATIRAHSLPSLDRVARLLVDKNFSLKLAGHTDNTGSDELNMRLSKDRAESIKAYLVSKGANASRIEATGYGETQPIATNKTAAGRQANRRVEFTLY, from the coding sequence ATGAAAACAAATTTAAAAAAAGCCTCATTGCTTCTTACCGGAGTCATGATTGGCAGTAAATTATTCGCTCAGTCAACAGATACCTCAGCTACAGCAAAAGATTACGTTAGGCCATTTTCGGGTGGCGGCGAATTACGTACATGGTCAATAGGTGTACATGGCGGTTTATTAACGCCCTTTACCATATTTGGACGCAATAGCAGACAGGATTTTACCAACCCCACCGAACAGTTTGGTTATGGCGGGTACATTAAAAAACAAATATTACCGTCCTTAGGCTTACAAGCCGACTTCCTTCGCGGTAAATTAACTTCATCAAACAGCCAGCCTGACGTAACAGGTACTTCTCCTTATGGTTCATACTCTACTAAACTTAACTGGTCGGCAGCTTTAAGCGCTAACATTACGCTGGCTAATATCAACTGGCGCCATGAAAAGCCGTTTGTTCAGCCTTATTTAACCGCGGGTGTTGGTAATTTGAACTATACGCCAAGGATTACACCGGTCGGCGGACAACAGGAAAACTTCAAGAAAACCGATAATGGCCATATCAATGAATTGTTTATCCCCGTTGGCTTAGGTTTGAAATTTGACCTTGCCCCAGGCATAAACCTTGATTTAGGTTACCAGGTTAACTTTGTACAGGCCGATAATCTTGACGGATACAACCATGGTGCAGGCGATGACAGGTTTTCATACGCACATATTGGTTTAGAGTTTGCCCTTGGCAGCAAGAAAAAGCACCAGATGGCAACCCATAATCCCGTATCGTCAATGCGTACAGAGTACCAATGGGAAAACCAGCGTACCCGCACCGAATTACAGCAACAGATTGACGCTGAAAAAGCTAAAAACGCGCAGCTGGCCAGCGACCTTGCGACAACCAATGCCAACCTGGCCAAATTAACCACAGATAGCGACGGTGACGGTGTTGTTGATGTGAACGATAAATGTCCTAATACTCCTGCGGGACAAAAAGTAGATGGTTCAGGCTGTCCTTTGGCAAAACCGGTAGTTTATGTTACCGAAGAAGATAAGAAAGTAGTTAAAGACGCTATCAAAAACCTTGAGTTTGATTTGGGTAAAGCCACTATCCGTGCACATTCATTGCCAAGCCTGGATAGGGTAGCCCGGTTGCTGGTTGATAAAAACTTCAGCCTTAAATTGGCCGGACATACCGATAATACAGGTTCGGATGAACTGAACATGCGTTTATCAAAAGACCGTGCCGAATCAATTAAAGCATACCTCGTAAGCAAAGGCGCAAATGCTTCGCGTATTGAAGCAACCGGCTATGGCGAAACCCAGCCAATTGCTACAAATAAAACTGCCGCCGGCCGCCAGGCTAACCGCAGGGTTGAATTTACTTTGTATTAA
- a CDS encoding maleylpyruvate isomerase N-terminal domain-containing protein: protein MAEQEVPIKTVHLFPLLDRKLIELLKSLSADDWNKPTLAKLWTVKDIAAHLLDGNIRVISSSHQFAGDPPSGPVNSYSDLVDFLNGLNAAWVKAMRRVSPQLLTDFLETTGKQYSEIMARANLFAPAPFSVAWAGEEHSINWFHIAREYTEKFHHQQQIREAVGKQGILTAELFYPCIDTFMRGLPHAYRTVMADAGALIEITVTGEAGGNWYLLKTAESWILTKNAGSAPDTIVALSPDIAWKVFTKGINPQTALEASNISGNINLGENLFNMVAVMA, encoded by the coding sequence ATGGCGGAACAGGAAGTACCTATTAAAACAGTTCACCTGTTCCCCCTTTTGGATCGAAAGCTGATAGAACTGCTCAAGTCCTTATCGGCCGATGACTGGAACAAGCCTACATTAGCAAAACTTTGGACGGTAAAAGATATTGCCGCTCATTTGCTTGATGGTAACATACGTGTCATTTCTTCCTCTCATCAATTTGCCGGCGATCCTCCGTCCGGGCCTGTTAATAGCTATAGTGATTTAGTTGATTTTTTGAATGGATTGAACGCCGCCTGGGTAAAAGCTATGAGGCGTGTTAGCCCGCAGTTGCTTACCGACTTTTTAGAAACAACAGGCAAACAATACAGCGAAATAATGGCAAGGGCTAACCTGTTTGCCCCCGCACCGTTTTCTGTGGCCTGGGCAGGGGAGGAGCATTCTATTAACTGGTTTCACATAGCCCGCGAATACACCGAAAAGTTTCATCACCAACAACAAATCCGCGAAGCGGTTGGCAAACAAGGTATTCTAACCGCCGAATTGTTTTACCCCTGCATAGATACTTTTATGCGCGGACTGCCGCATGCGTATCGCACAGTTATGGCAGATGCGGGTGCCCTTATTGAGATTACGGTAACTGGCGAAGCCGGAGGTAACTGGTATTTGCTTAAAACAGCTGAGAGCTGGATACTCACAAAAAATGCCGGTTCTGCGCCGGATACAATAGTAGCTTTATCGCCCGATATTGCCTGGAAAGTTTTCACCAAAGGTATTAATCCGCAAACCGCATTGGAGGCTTCCAATATTAGCGGTAATATTAACCTGGGAGAAAACTTGTTTAATATGGTTGCTGTGATGGCTTAA
- a CDS encoding OsmC family protein, translating to MAQIELKRVHGDFGFEAVDANGHTVKMDSSPESGGQDFGIRPMQMLLMGLAGCSAIDVISILKKQRQEITDYKMVVNGEREAGKEPSLWEDVDIEFHIYGNVDEDKAVRAAELSINKYCSVAATLAKAGAEIKWKVIVHPAE from the coding sequence ATGGCTCAGATTGAATTAAAACGTGTACATGGCGATTTTGGCTTTGAAGCTGTTGACGCCAATGGGCACACCGTAAAAATGGACAGCAGTCCGGAAAGTGGCGGCCAGGATTTTGGGATCCGCCCAATGCAAATGCTTTTAATGGGCCTCGCCGGTTGCTCCGCAATTGACGTAATCAGTATCCTGAAAAAACAGCGCCAGGAAATAACCGACTATAAAATGGTTGTTAATGGCGAACGGGAAGCCGGTAAAGAACCCTCATTATGGGAGGATGTGGATATCGAATTTCATATTTACGGCAATGTTGATGAGGATAAAGCCGTACGTGCTGCCGAACTTTCTATCAACAAATACTGCTCAGTTGCTGCAACACTTGCAAAAGCCGGTGCCGAAATTAAGTGGAAAGTAATTGTTCACCCTGCTGAATAA
- a CDS encoding DUF3052 family protein — protein MAGYSATPLAKKLGIKAGGKLLLVNAPDHYLDLFTDMPPDVYFTDNISFEIDVIHFFSKSADEYRAKLPELMKQIKQDGMIWVSWPKKASKVVADITEDLIRNFALQIGLVDIKVCAVDEVWSGLKLVIPVKNRKYVV, from the coding sequence ATGGCGGGCTATTCAGCTACACCCCTGGCAAAAAAGCTCGGCATAAAAGCAGGGGGGAAGCTGTTGCTTGTTAATGCGCCTGATCATTACCTTGATCTGTTTACCGACATGCCTCCTGATGTTTATTTTACAGATAATATTTCATTTGAAATTGATGTGATCCATTTCTTTAGCAAAAGTGCAGATGAATACCGGGCTAAGCTGCCTGAACTGATGAAACAAATAAAACAGGATGGCATGATCTGGGTATCCTGGCCAAAAAAGGCTTCAAAAGTAGTTGCTGATATTACAGAAGATTTGATCAGGAACTTTGCTTTGCAAATTGGTTTGGTTGATATCAAGGTTTGCGCGGTTGATGAAGTGTGGTCGGGTTTAAAGCTGGTGATACCTGTTAAAAACAGGAAATATGTGGTATAG
- a CDS encoding DinB family protein has product MNNAISKLTETIHAVQQLKGRDIDWAYKASAAKWSRKEVIGHLIDSAQINLQRFVRCTYQENFRLTYEQVEWVTAARYQDADVEQLIDLWALLNLQIVRVLTNYPPNRLAARCDNSKQEPNLQTVEWLAADYVDHMLHHLKDIL; this is encoded by the coding sequence ATGAACAACGCTATCAGTAAATTAACCGAAACTATCCATGCTGTTCAGCAGCTAAAAGGCCGTGATATTGATTGGGCCTATAAAGCATCGGCAGCTAAATGGTCAAGAAAAGAGGTGATCGGCCATTTGATTGATAGCGCGCAAATTAACCTGCAACGCTTTGTACGCTGTACTTATCAAGAAAACTTCAGGCTTACCTATGAGCAGGTTGAGTGGGTTACAGCCGCCAGGTACCAGGATGCGGATGTTGAACAATTAATAGATCTTTGGGCGTTATTAAACCTGCAAATTGTACGGGTATTAACAAATTATCCGCCCAATAGGTTAGCTGCGCGTTGTGACAACAGTAAACAGGAGCCCAACCTGCAAACGGTTGAGTGGCTTGCCGCCGACTATGTTGATCACATGCTGCATCACCTAAAAGATATATTGTAA
- a CDS encoding nucleoside recognition domain-containing protein, which produces MALNYIWIAFFVIAFVVSLIKLVFFGDTEAFKLLVEGLFNSSKSSVMDIALPLIGSMAFWLGILNIGEKAGAINFLSRIVRPFFSRLFPDVPKDHPATGQMMMNFSANLMGLDNAATPLGLKAMGSLQELNPNKETASNAQIMFLVLHTSGLQLLPVTIIAQRAILNSKDPAEVFLPCIIATYVATVVGLIAVAIKQKINLFDRVVIGWLGGVTAFITLVVWYFTTQLTKEQISTVSSVISNVMLFTIPVIFIVGGLVKKVNVFEVFVEGAKGGFETSVKIIPYLVAMLVGISVFRNCGALDYMNEGLRWVCVQFNLDTRFVDAMPVAYLKPLSGSGSKGMMITVMQNFGVDKFAGRLAGIFNGSADTTFYIVALYFGSVGIKKSRYAIPAGLIADLAGVIAAIFIAYLFFGHQA; this is translated from the coding sequence ATGGCGCTTAACTATATCTGGATAGCTTTTTTTGTAATTGCATTTGTAGTTTCACTCATAAAATTAGTTTTTTTTGGCGATACAGAAGCTTTCAAATTATTAGTTGAGGGATTGTTTAATTCGTCAAAATCATCAGTGATGGATATCGCTTTGCCGCTGATTGGCTCCATGGCATTCTGGCTCGGCATTCTGAACATAGGCGAAAAAGCAGGGGCAATTAACTTTTTATCAAGGATAGTGAGGCCATTCTTTAGCCGCTTGTTCCCGGATGTACCGAAAGACCACCCCGCCACAGGCCAAATGATGATGAACTTTTCGGCCAATTTAATGGGCCTTGATAATGCAGCTACACCACTCGGCTTAAAAGCGATGGGTAGCCTGCAGGAGCTTAACCCCAATAAGGAAACAGCATCAAACGCCCAGATCATGTTCCTGGTGCTGCATACATCCGGCCTGCAGTTATTGCCGGTTACCATTATAGCGCAAAGGGCTATCCTCAACTCCAAGGATCCTGCCGAAGTATTTTTACCCTGCATTATCGCCACATATGTAGCTACTGTAGTGGGGCTTATAGCAGTTGCCATCAAGCAAAAGATCAACCTTTTTGACAGAGTCGTTATTGGCTGGCTTGGCGGTGTTACAGCTTTCATTACATTAGTGGTGTGGTACTTCACTACCCAATTAACCAAAGAACAGATCAGCACGGTATCATCCGTTATCAGCAATGTGATGCTGTTTACTATTCCGGTAATATTTATAGTTGGCGGACTTGTAAAAAAGGTAAATGTATTTGAAGTTTTTGTAGAGGGTGCCAAAGGAGGTTTTGAAACATCTGTTAAGATAATCCCCTACCTGGTGGCCATGCTGGTTGGGATCAGCGTGTTCAGGAATTGCGGCGCTTTGGATTATATGAACGAAGGTTTACGCTGGGTTTGCGTTCAGTTTAATTTAGATACACGCTTTGTAGACGCTATGCCTGTGGCTTACTTAAAACCACTAAGCGGTTCGGGCTCAAAAGGCATGATGATAACGGTAATGCAAAATTTTGGTGTCGATAAGTTTGCAGGTAGGCTGGCAGGGATCTTTAACGGCTCGGCAGATACTACTTTTTATATCGTGGCCTTATATTTTGGTTCGGTGGGCATTAAAAAGTCCCGTTATGCTATCCCTGCCGGGCTTATAGCCGATTTGGCCGGCGTTATTGCTGCTATCTTTATTGCTTATTTATTCTTTGGCCATCAGGCATAA
- a CDS encoding OsmC family protein, whose translation MEETEIELIESATAFIGRTQYQTVVNSGGHGLITDEPLEAEGSDTGMNPFSLLLASLASCTVITLRMYINRKMWPIEEIKADVEMFKTLSATRIETKLSFKGEVNNEQRDRLLKIANACPVHKILTGNIAINTNINS comes from the coding sequence ATGGAAGAAACCGAAATTGAGTTGATAGAATCTGCTACTGCATTTATAGGGCGCACCCAATATCAAACAGTAGTTAACAGCGGCGGGCACGGCCTTATAACGGATGAGCCCCTCGAAGCCGAAGGCAGCGATACGGGTATGAACCCATTTAGCTTGTTACTGGCCAGTCTTGCAAGCTGCACTGTTATCACCCTGCGCATGTACATCAACCGCAAAATGTGGCCTATAGAAGAAATTAAAGCCGATGTTGAAATGTTTAAGACTTTAAGTGCTACACGTATTGAAACCAAACTGAGCTTTAAAGGCGAAGTAAATAATGAACAAAGAGATCGGTTATTGAAAATAGCAAATGCATGCCCGGTACATAAAATATTGACCGGCAATATTGCTATCAATACAAATATCAACTCATAA
- a CDS encoding TetR/AcrR family transcriptional regulator, translating to MAAVNDQQDIKREKILEASHQRFLHYGYSKTTMNEIAGDLSMSKALLYYYFPDKSQLYIAVMRKLATDYLKTLENRLNTFTNLKEAFTFQVNTHHEFIVNNYNFFDFFRLNEQNLPETIWQIVGEVHSAELNLLSNAIKSEVEKGAIKPVENPEEVVDVLMDALHGIRVGAISQKKTNFPRKEHLEEIHHKKLLLLDIFIKGLMY from the coding sequence ATGGCAGCAGTGAATGACCAGCAGGATATTAAAAGAGAGAAAATTTTAGAGGCCTCGCACCAGCGCTTTTTACATTACGGTTATTCAAAAACTACCATGAACGAAATAGCCGGCGACCTCTCCATGTCAAAGGCCTTGCTTTATTATTATTTCCCGGATAAAAGTCAGTTATACATTGCTGTAATGCGCAAGCTTGCCACTGATTATCTTAAAACACTTGAAAACAGGTTAAATACATTTACCAATTTAAAAGAAGCTTTTACCTTCCAGGTAAACACCCATCACGAATTTATAGTAAACAATTATAACTTTTTTGATTTTTTCAGGCTTAACGAGCAAAACCTCCCCGAAACCATCTGGCAAATAGTTGGTGAAGTACACAGTGCCGAACTAAACCTGTTGAGCAATGCTATTAAATCGGAAGTTGAAAAAGGGGCTATTAAGCCCGTAGAAAATCCTGAAGAAGTTGTTGATGTATTGATGGATGCCTTGCATGGCATAAGGGTTGGAGCGATATCTCAAAAGAAAACCAACTTTCCCCGCAAAGAGCATCTGGAAGAGATTCACCATAAAAAACTACTCCTGCTTGATATTTTTATCAAAGGATTGATGTACTAA
- a CDS encoding mechanosensitive ion channel domain-containing protein: MNIENSLSPDLLTFSQRIPSFAWNLIIATVAVLVGLIIKFIITRLFKFYAKKADASYSILRSILVNLGPAIAYFIPLFLFNILSPLMRMNPVYYKPLDKTFEILLTISFAGLLVRSVRILEDYIYHTYDLNKVDNLKERKVRTQIQFIRKIIVVTIIFLTIAIILLSFESMRKIGTGLLTGVGIGGIIVGFAAQSSLGNLLAGFQIAFTQPIRIDDVLVIEGEWGRVEEITLTYVVLKIWDERRLILPINYFIQKPFQNWTRTSADILGTVFLYLDHTAPIDAIREEFERLIAKSNLWDKRVKVVQVTDVKEHTIEIRVLMSSRTSSDAFDLRCYIRENLVTFIQKNYPGSLPRSRNEINNLGELEKYVQPATGA; this comes from the coding sequence ATGAATATTGAAAACAGCTTATCCCCCGACCTGCTTACATTTTCACAGCGCATACCATCATTTGCCTGGAACCTGATCATCGCGACGGTAGCCGTACTTGTTGGCCTGATTATAAAATTCATAATAACCCGGTTATTTAAATTTTATGCAAAAAAAGCAGATGCATCCTACTCAATCTTAAGATCGATACTGGTTAACCTTGGGCCGGCTATAGCTTATTTCATTCCGCTATTCCTGTTCAATATCTTATCGCCATTAATGCGGATGAACCCGGTTTATTACAAGCCTCTTGATAAAACTTTTGAGATTTTGCTTACCATATCTTTCGCAGGCCTGCTCGTACGTTCGGTGAGGATCCTGGAAGATTATATCTATCACACTTACGACCTTAATAAAGTGGATAACCTGAAGGAGCGTAAGGTACGTACCCAGATCCAGTTTATTCGTAAGATCATTGTGGTTACCATCATCTTTTTAACTATCGCCATTATATTGCTCAGTTTCGAAAGTATGCGCAAGATAGGCACAGGTTTACTTACCGGCGTGGGTATAGGCGGCATCATAGTTGGTTTTGCAGCGCAAAGCTCATTAGGTAATTTGCTGGCCGGCTTCCAGATAGCTTTTACGCAACCGATCCGTATTGATGATGTTTTGGTTATTGAAGGCGAATGGGGCCGCGTGGAAGAGATCACTCTTACTTATGTGGTTTTAAAGATCTGGGACGAACGGAGGCTGATACTCCCCATCAATTATTTTATTCAAAAGCCCTTTCAGAACTGGACACGGACATCGGCTGATATCCTGGGCACTGTATTTTTATATCTGGACCATACCGCCCCTATTGATGCCATACGCGAAGAATTTGAACGCCTGATAGCTAAATCAAACTTGTGGGATAAGCGGGTTAAAGTAGTGCAGGTAACCGACGTTAAAGAACATACTATCGAGATCAGGGTGTTAATGAGCTCACGTACCTCCTCAGATGCCTTTGACCTCCGTTGCTATATTCGCGAAAACCTGGTAACCTTTATTCAAAAGAATTACCCCGGCAGCCTGCCCCGCTCACGTAATGAGATCAACAACCTGGGTGAGCTTGAAAAATATGTTCAGCCTGCAACCGGGGCATAA
- a CDS encoding DUF4126 family protein codes for MKLKISKPLWPVLGLGTLAGMRTLSAPVVTTHALSHHPSKQLGKSSLRFMQSTTVAAVLKVLSVTEVIADKLPSTPNRIEPAGVAARCLSGALAGASIYKAVGGKALTGALIGGAAAIAATYGSYFLRKNTVKANHIADPIIGAIEDALVIGSGFGLSKLTYAPVAG; via the coding sequence ATGAAACTTAAAATATCAAAACCGCTTTGGCCGGTATTAGGCCTTGGTACGTTAGCCGGTATGCGTACCTTATCTGCCCCTGTTGTAACTACGCATGCATTAAGTCATCATCCATCAAAGCAACTGGGAAAATCATCGTTAAGGTTTATGCAATCAACAACCGTGGCTGCTGTTTTAAAGGTCTTATCAGTTACTGAAGTTATTGCGGATAAATTACCCTCCACTCCAAATCGTATAGAGCCCGCCGGGGTAGCGGCAAGGTGTTTATCAGGCGCTTTGGCCGGTGCGAGTATCTATAAAGCAGTTGGCGGCAAAGCATTAACCGGAGCATTGATAGGAGGGGCAGCGGCAATAGCAGCAACCTACGGAAGTTATTTTTTACGAAAAAATACAGTTAAGGCAAATCATATTGCCGACCCGATAATTGGCGCAATTGAAGATGCTTTGGTAATAGGATCGGGCTTTGGCTTAAGCAAACTGACTTATGCCCCGGTTGCAGGCTGA